The following coding sequences are from one Pongo abelii isolate AG06213 chromosome 3, NHGRI_mPonAbe1-v2.0_pri, whole genome shotgun sequence window:
- the ALPK1 gene encoding alpha-protein kinase 1 isoform X2, producing MPINNIDLTLLHSEPIERQIQKSNFYDYKTDRRMWFSIFRCGLENSSPQTHLVAGRNLPSGRTGQNVPSPLAGRCEEKREEGLSQASLRASILARDCAAAAAIVFLVDRFLYGLDVSGKLLQVAKGLHKLQPATPIAPQVVIRQARISVNSGKLLKAEYILSSLISNNGATGSWLYRNESDKVLVQSVCIQIRGQILQKLGMWYEAAELIWASIVGYLALPQPDKKGLSTSLGILADIFVSMSKNDYEKFKNNPQINLSLLKEFDHHLLSAAEACKLAAAFSAYTPLFVLTAVNIRGTCLLSYSSSNDCPPEMKNLYLCEAKEAFEIGLLTKRDDEPVTGKQELHSFVKAAFGLTTVHRRLNGETGTVHAASQLCKEAMAKLYNFSTSSRSQDREALSQEIMSVIAQVKEHLQVQSFSNVDDRSYVPESFKCRLDKLILHGQGDFQKILDTYSQHHTSVCEVFESDCGNNKNEQKDAKTGVCITALKTETKNIDTVSTTQEKPHCQRDTGIASSLMGKNVQRELRRGGRRNWTHSDAFRVSLDQDVETETEPSEDSNGEGAVFNKSLSGSQTSSAWSNLSGFSSSASWEEVNYHIDDRSARKEPGKEHLVDTQCSTALSEELENDREGRAVHSLCSQLHGLSLQERSNDNLEPSQNQLHHQMPLTPFSPHNTPGTFLAPGAGLLEGAPEGIQEVRNMGPRNTSAHSRPSYRSASWSSDSGRPKNMGTHPSVQKEEAFEIIDEFPETNCDAKDRQGEEQGEEISERGTGPTFKASPTWVDPEGETAESTEDAPLDFHRVLNNSLGNISMLPYSSFTPNWPAQNPDSRKSGGPVTEQGIDPDASTVDEEGQLLDSTDVLCTNGHGSHRLCTLRQSPGQRAETPNSSVSSNILFPVLSEDCTTTEEGNQPGNMLNCSQNSSSSSAWWLKSPAFSSGSSEGDSPWSYLNSSGSSWVSLPGKTRKEILEARTLQPDDFEKLLAGVRHDWLFQRLENTGVFKPSQLHRAHTALLLKYSKKSELWTAQETVVYLGDYLTVKKKGRQRNAFWVHHLHQEEILGRYVGKDYKEQKGLWHHFTDVERQMTAQHYVTEFNKRLYEQNIPTQIFYIPSTILLILEDKTIKGCISVEPYILGEFVKLSNNTKVVKTEYKATEYGLAYGHFSYEFSNHRDVVVDLQGWVTGNGKGLIYLTDPQIHSVDQKDVTTNFGKRGIFYFFNNQHVECNEICHRLSLTRPSMEKPSQDPAEPLSLCHSYQECVRRPLLLGISPARKATWKTAPTHP from the exons ATGCCAATAAATAACATTGATCTTACCCTCCTGCATTCAGAACCAATTGAAAGACAGATACAAAAGAGTAACTTTTATGACTATAAAACAGATAGGAGAATGTGGTTTTCAATATTCAGATGTGGGTTGGAAAATTCTTCACCCCAGACTCATCTTGTTGCTGGCAGGAACCTTCCTTCAGGCAGAACAGGCCAGAATGTACCCTCTCCCCTGGCAGGAAGAtgtgaagagaagagagaggaaggtcTGAGCCAG GCGTCCCTGAGGGCCTCCATCCTCGCTCGGGACTGTGCGGCTGCGGCAGCTATTGTGTTCTTGGTGGACCGGTTCCTGTATGGGCTCGACGTCTCTGGAAAACTTCTGCAGGTCGCCAAAGGTCTCCACAAGTTGCAGCCAGCCACGCCAATTGCCCCGCAGGTGGTTATTCGCCAAGCCCGAATTTCCGTGAACTCAG GAAAACTTTTAAAAGCAGAGTATATTCTGAGCAGTCTAATAAGCAACAATGGAGCAACGG gTTCCTGGCTATACAGAAATGAAAGTGACAAGGTCCTGGTGCAGTCGGTCTGTATACAGATCAGagggcagattctgcaaaagctaG ggatgtGGTATGAAGCAGCAGAGTTAATATGGGCCTCCATTGTAGGATATTTGGCACTTCCTCAGCCGGATAAAAAG GGCCTCTCCACATCGCTAGGTATACTGGCAGACATCTTTGTTTCCATGAGCAAGAACGAttatgaaaagtttaaaaacaatccACAAATTAATTTG AGCCTGCTGAAGGAGTTTGACCACCATTTGCTGTCCGCTGCAGAAGCCTGCAAGCTGGCAGCTGCCTTCAGTGCCTACACGCCGCTCTTCGTGCTCACAGCTGTG AATATCCGTGGCACGTGTTTATTGTCATATAGTAGTTCAAATGACTGTCCTCCAGAAATGAAAAACTTATATCTGTGTGAAGCCAAAGAGGCCTTTGAGATTGGCCTCCTCACCAAGAGAGATGATGAGCCTGTTACTGGAAAACAGGAGCTTCACAGCTTTGTCAAAGCTGCTTTCGGTCTCACCACAGTGCACAGAAGGCTTAATGGGGAGACAGGGACGGTCCATGCAGCAAGTCAGCTTTGTAAGGAAGCAATGGCGAAGCTGTACAACTTCAGCACTTCCTCCAGAAGTCAGGACAGAGAAGCTCTGTCTCAAGAAATTATGTCTGTGATTGCCCAGGTGAAGGAACATTTACAAGTTCAAAGCTTCTCAAATGTAGATGACAGATCTTATGTTCCAGAGAGTTTCAAGTGCAGGTTGGATAAACTTATCTTGCATGGGCAAGGGGATTTCCAAAAAATCCTTGACACCTATTCACAGCACCATACTTCGGTGTGTGAAGTATTTGAAAGTGATTgtggaaacaacaaaaatgaacagaaagatGCAAAAACAGGAGTCTGTATCACTGctctaaaaacagaaacaaaaaacatagaTACTGTGAGTACTACTCAAGAAAAGCCACACTGTCAAAGAGACACAGGAATAGCTTCCTCCCTAATGGGTAAGAATGTTCAGAGGGAACTcagaaggggaggaaggagaaactGGACCCATTCTGATGCATTTCGAGTCTCCTTGGATCAAGATGTGGAGACTGAGACCGAGCCATCGGAAGACAGCAATGGTGAGGGAGCTGTTTTCAACAAGTCTCTGAGTGGCAGCCAGACTTCCAGTGCTTGGAGCAACTTATCAGGGTTTAGTTCCTCTGCAAGCTGGGAGGAAGTGAATTATCACATTGATGACAGGTCAGCCAGAAAAGAGCCTGGCAAAGAACATCTGGTGGACACTCAGTGTTCCACTGCCTTGTCTGAGGAGCTAGAGAATGACAGGGAAGGCAGAGCTGTGCATTCATTGTGTTCACAGCTTCATGGTCTCTCTCTTCAGGAACGCAGCAATGACAATTTGGAGCCTTCTCAAAATCAGCTGCACCACCAGATGCCCTTGACACCCTTCTCGCCTCATAATACCCCAGGCACTTTCTTGGCCCCTGGTGCAGGGCTTCTAGAAGGAGCTCCAGAAGGTATCCAGGAAGTCAGAAATATGGGACCCAGAAATACTTCTGCTCACTCCAGACCCTCATATCGTTCTGCTTCTTGGTCTTCTGATTCTGGTAGGCCCAAGAATATGGGCACACATCCTTCAGTCCAAAAAGAAGAAGCCTTTGAAATAATTGATGAGTTTCCAGAAACCAACTGTGATGCCAAAGACAGGCAGGGGGAAGAGCAGGGAGAAGAAATTAGTGAAAGAGGCACAGGCCCTACATTTAAAGCTAGTCCCACCTGGGTTGACCCAGAAGGAGAAACAGCAGAAAGCACCGAAGATGCACCCTTAGACTTTCACAGGGTCCTGAACAATTCTCTGGGAAACATTTCCATGCTGCCATATAGCTCCTTCACCCCTAATTGGCCTGCTCAAAATCCTGACTCCAGAAAAAGTGGTGGCCCAGTCACAGAGCAGGGCATCGACCCTGATGCCTCCACAGTGGATGAGGAGGGGCAACTGCTCGACAGCACGGATGTTCTCTGCACAAATGGGCATGGCTCTCATAGACTGTGCACTCTGAGACAGTCGCCTGGTCAGAGGGCGGAGACCCCCAATTCCTCTGTAAGCAGTAACATCCTCTTCCCTGTCCTCAGCGAGGACTGCACTACCACAGAGGAAGGAAATCAGCCTGGAAACATGCTAAACTGCAGCCAGAACTCCAGTTCATCCTCAGCGTGGTGGCTGAAATCACCTGCATTTTCCAGCGGTTCTTCTGAGGGGGACAGCCCTTGGTCCTATCTGAATTCCAGTGGGAGTTCTTGGGTTTCATTGCCGGGAAAGACGAGGAAAGAGATCCTTGAGGCTCGCACCTTGCAACCTGATGACTTTGAAAAGCTGTTGGCAGGAGTGAGGCATGATTGGCTGTTTCAGAGGCTAGAGAATACGGGGGTTTTTAAGCCCAGTCAACTCCACCGAGCACATA ctgctcttttgttaaaatattcaaaaaaatctgAACTGTGGACAGCCCAGGAAACTGTTGTCTATTTGGGGGACTACTTGACTGTAAAGAAAAAAGGCAGACAAAGAAATGCTTTTTGGGTTCATCATCTTCATCAAGAAGAAATTCTGGGGAG GTATGTTGGGAAAGACTATAAGGAGCAGAAGGGGCTCTGGCACCACTTCACTGATGTGGAGCGGCAGATGACCGCACAGCACTATGTGACAGAATTTAACAAGAGACTCTATGAACAAAACATTCCCACCCAGATATTCTACATCCCATCCACAATATTACTG attttagaggaCAAGACAATAAAGGGATGTATCAGTGTGGAGCCTTACATACTGGGAGAATTTGTAAAATTGTCAAATAACACGAAAGTGGTGAAAACAGAATACAAAGCCACAGAATATGGCTTGGCTTATGGCCATTTTTCTTATGAGTTTTCTAATCATAGAGATGTTGTGGTCGATTTACAAG GTTGGGTAACCGGTAATGGAAAAGGACTCATCTACCTCACAGATCCCCAGATTCACTCTGTTGATCAGAAAGATGTCACTACCAATTTTGGAAAGAGAGgaattttttacttctttaataaccagcatgtggaatgtaatgaaatctgCCATCGTCTTTCTTTGACTAGACCTTCAATGGAGAAACCAT CACAAGATCCTGCAGAGCCTCTTTCCCTCTGCCACAGCTACCAAGAATGTGTCAGGAGACCGCTGCTTCTGGGCATAAGTCCTGCAaggaaagcaacatggaaaacAGCCCCAACTCACCCATGA
- the ALPK1 gene encoding alpha-protein kinase 1 isoform X1: MNNQKVVAVLLQECKQVLDQLLLEAPDVSEEDKSEDQRCRALLPSELRTLIQEAKEMKWPFVPEKWQYKQAVGPEDKTNLKDVIGAGLQQLLASLRASILARDCAAAAAIVFLVDRFLYGLDVSGKLLQVAKGLHKLQPATPIAPQVVIRQARISVNSGKLLKAEYILSSLISNNGATGSWLYRNESDKVLVQSVCIQIRGQILQKLGMWYEAAELIWASIVGYLALPQPDKKGLSTSLGILADIFVSMSKNDYEKFKNNPQINLSLLKEFDHHLLSAAEACKLAAAFSAYTPLFVLTAVNIRGTCLLSYSSSNDCPPEMKNLYLCEAKEAFEIGLLTKRDDEPVTGKQELHSFVKAAFGLTTVHRRLNGETGTVHAASQLCKEAMAKLYNFSTSSRSQDREALSQEIMSVIAQVKEHLQVQSFSNVDDRSYVPESFKCRLDKLILHGQGDFQKILDTYSQHHTSVCEVFESDCGNNKNEQKDAKTGVCITALKTETKNIDTVSTTQEKPHCQRDTGIASSLMGKNVQRELRRGGRRNWTHSDAFRVSLDQDVETETEPSEDSNGEGAVFNKSLSGSQTSSAWSNLSGFSSSASWEEVNYHIDDRSARKEPGKEHLVDTQCSTALSEELENDREGRAVHSLCSQLHGLSLQERSNDNLEPSQNQLHHQMPLTPFSPHNTPGTFLAPGAGLLEGAPEGIQEVRNMGPRNTSAHSRPSYRSASWSSDSGRPKNMGTHPSVQKEEAFEIIDEFPETNCDAKDRQGEEQGEEISERGTGPTFKASPTWVDPEGETAESTEDAPLDFHRVLNNSLGNISMLPYSSFTPNWPAQNPDSRKSGGPVTEQGIDPDASTVDEEGQLLDSTDVLCTNGHGSHRLCTLRQSPGQRAETPNSSVSSNILFPVLSEDCTTTEEGNQPGNMLNCSQNSSSSSAWWLKSPAFSSGSSEGDSPWSYLNSSGSSWVSLPGKTRKEILEARTLQPDDFEKLLAGVRHDWLFQRLENTGVFKPSQLHRAHTALLLKYSKKSELWTAQETVVYLGDYLTVKKKGRQRNAFWVHHLHQEEILGRYVGKDYKEQKGLWHHFTDVERQMTAQHYVTEFNKRLYEQNIPTQIFYIPSTILLILEDKTIKGCISVEPYILGEFVKLSNNTKVVKTEYKATEYGLAYGHFSYEFSNHRDVVVDLQGWVTGNGKGLIYLTDPQIHSVDQKDVTTNFGKRGIFYFFNNQHVECNEICHRLSLTRPSMEKPSQDPAEPLSLCHSYQECVRRPLLLGISPARKATWKTAPTHP; this comes from the exons GCGTCCCTGAGGGCCTCCATCCTCGCTCGGGACTGTGCGGCTGCGGCAGCTATTGTGTTCTTGGTGGACCGGTTCCTGTATGGGCTCGACGTCTCTGGAAAACTTCTGCAGGTCGCCAAAGGTCTCCACAAGTTGCAGCCAGCCACGCCAATTGCCCCGCAGGTGGTTATTCGCCAAGCCCGAATTTCCGTGAACTCAG GAAAACTTTTAAAAGCAGAGTATATTCTGAGCAGTCTAATAAGCAACAATGGAGCAACGG gTTCCTGGCTATACAGAAATGAAAGTGACAAGGTCCTGGTGCAGTCGGTCTGTATACAGATCAGagggcagattctgcaaaagctaG ggatgtGGTATGAAGCAGCAGAGTTAATATGGGCCTCCATTGTAGGATATTTGGCACTTCCTCAGCCGGATAAAAAG GGCCTCTCCACATCGCTAGGTATACTGGCAGACATCTTTGTTTCCATGAGCAAGAACGAttatgaaaagtttaaaaacaatccACAAATTAATTTG AGCCTGCTGAAGGAGTTTGACCACCATTTGCTGTCCGCTGCAGAAGCCTGCAAGCTGGCAGCTGCCTTCAGTGCCTACACGCCGCTCTTCGTGCTCACAGCTGTG AATATCCGTGGCACGTGTTTATTGTCATATAGTAGTTCAAATGACTGTCCTCCAGAAATGAAAAACTTATATCTGTGTGAAGCCAAAGAGGCCTTTGAGATTGGCCTCCTCACCAAGAGAGATGATGAGCCTGTTACTGGAAAACAGGAGCTTCACAGCTTTGTCAAAGCTGCTTTCGGTCTCACCACAGTGCACAGAAGGCTTAATGGGGAGACAGGGACGGTCCATGCAGCAAGTCAGCTTTGTAAGGAAGCAATGGCGAAGCTGTACAACTTCAGCACTTCCTCCAGAAGTCAGGACAGAGAAGCTCTGTCTCAAGAAATTATGTCTGTGATTGCCCAGGTGAAGGAACATTTACAAGTTCAAAGCTTCTCAAATGTAGATGACAGATCTTATGTTCCAGAGAGTTTCAAGTGCAGGTTGGATAAACTTATCTTGCATGGGCAAGGGGATTTCCAAAAAATCCTTGACACCTATTCACAGCACCATACTTCGGTGTGTGAAGTATTTGAAAGTGATTgtggaaacaacaaaaatgaacagaaagatGCAAAAACAGGAGTCTGTATCACTGctctaaaaacagaaacaaaaaacatagaTACTGTGAGTACTACTCAAGAAAAGCCACACTGTCAAAGAGACACAGGAATAGCTTCCTCCCTAATGGGTAAGAATGTTCAGAGGGAACTcagaaggggaggaaggagaaactGGACCCATTCTGATGCATTTCGAGTCTCCTTGGATCAAGATGTGGAGACTGAGACCGAGCCATCGGAAGACAGCAATGGTGAGGGAGCTGTTTTCAACAAGTCTCTGAGTGGCAGCCAGACTTCCAGTGCTTGGAGCAACTTATCAGGGTTTAGTTCCTCTGCAAGCTGGGAGGAAGTGAATTATCACATTGATGACAGGTCAGCCAGAAAAGAGCCTGGCAAAGAACATCTGGTGGACACTCAGTGTTCCACTGCCTTGTCTGAGGAGCTAGAGAATGACAGGGAAGGCAGAGCTGTGCATTCATTGTGTTCACAGCTTCATGGTCTCTCTCTTCAGGAACGCAGCAATGACAATTTGGAGCCTTCTCAAAATCAGCTGCACCACCAGATGCCCTTGACACCCTTCTCGCCTCATAATACCCCAGGCACTTTCTTGGCCCCTGGTGCAGGGCTTCTAGAAGGAGCTCCAGAAGGTATCCAGGAAGTCAGAAATATGGGACCCAGAAATACTTCTGCTCACTCCAGACCCTCATATCGTTCTGCTTCTTGGTCTTCTGATTCTGGTAGGCCCAAGAATATGGGCACACATCCTTCAGTCCAAAAAGAAGAAGCCTTTGAAATAATTGATGAGTTTCCAGAAACCAACTGTGATGCCAAAGACAGGCAGGGGGAAGAGCAGGGAGAAGAAATTAGTGAAAGAGGCACAGGCCCTACATTTAAAGCTAGTCCCACCTGGGTTGACCCAGAAGGAGAAACAGCAGAAAGCACCGAAGATGCACCCTTAGACTTTCACAGGGTCCTGAACAATTCTCTGGGAAACATTTCCATGCTGCCATATAGCTCCTTCACCCCTAATTGGCCTGCTCAAAATCCTGACTCCAGAAAAAGTGGTGGCCCAGTCACAGAGCAGGGCATCGACCCTGATGCCTCCACAGTGGATGAGGAGGGGCAACTGCTCGACAGCACGGATGTTCTCTGCACAAATGGGCATGGCTCTCATAGACTGTGCACTCTGAGACAGTCGCCTGGTCAGAGGGCGGAGACCCCCAATTCCTCTGTAAGCAGTAACATCCTCTTCCCTGTCCTCAGCGAGGACTGCACTACCACAGAGGAAGGAAATCAGCCTGGAAACATGCTAAACTGCAGCCAGAACTCCAGTTCATCCTCAGCGTGGTGGCTGAAATCACCTGCATTTTCCAGCGGTTCTTCTGAGGGGGACAGCCCTTGGTCCTATCTGAATTCCAGTGGGAGTTCTTGGGTTTCATTGCCGGGAAAGACGAGGAAAGAGATCCTTGAGGCTCGCACCTTGCAACCTGATGACTTTGAAAAGCTGTTGGCAGGAGTGAGGCATGATTGGCTGTTTCAGAGGCTAGAGAATACGGGGGTTTTTAAGCCCAGTCAACTCCACCGAGCACATA ctgctcttttgttaaaatattcaaaaaaatctgAACTGTGGACAGCCCAGGAAACTGTTGTCTATTTGGGGGACTACTTGACTGTAAAGAAAAAAGGCAGACAAAGAAATGCTTTTTGGGTTCATCATCTTCATCAAGAAGAAATTCTGGGGAG GTATGTTGGGAAAGACTATAAGGAGCAGAAGGGGCTCTGGCACCACTTCACTGATGTGGAGCGGCAGATGACCGCACAGCACTATGTGACAGAATTTAACAAGAGACTCTATGAACAAAACATTCCCACCCAGATATTCTACATCCCATCCACAATATTACTG attttagaggaCAAGACAATAAAGGGATGTATCAGTGTGGAGCCTTACATACTGGGAGAATTTGTAAAATTGTCAAATAACACGAAAGTGGTGAAAACAGAATACAAAGCCACAGAATATGGCTTGGCTTATGGCCATTTTTCTTATGAGTTTTCTAATCATAGAGATGTTGTGGTCGATTTACAAG GTTGGGTAACCGGTAATGGAAAAGGACTCATCTACCTCACAGATCCCCAGATTCACTCTGTTGATCAGAAAGATGTCACTACCAATTTTGGAAAGAGAGgaattttttacttctttaataaccagcatgtggaatgtaatgaaatctgCCATCGTCTTTCTTTGACTAGACCTTCAATGGAGAAACCAT CACAAGATCCTGCAGAGCCTCTTTCCCTCTGCCACAGCTACCAAGAATGTGTCAGGAGACCGCTGCTTCTGGGCATAAGTCCTGCAaggaaagcaacatggaaaacAGCCCCAACTCACCCATGA
- the ALPK1 gene encoding alpha-protein kinase 1 isoform X4 — protein MCRKRTRARTSAAEASLRASILARDCAAAAAIVFLVDRFLYGLDVSGKLLQVAKGLHKLQPATPIAPQVVIRQARISVNSGKLLKAEYILSSLISNNGATGSWLYRNESDKVLVQSVCIQIRGQILQKLGMWYEAAELIWASIVGYLALPQPDKKGLSTSLGILADIFVSMSKNDYEKFKNNPQINLSLLKEFDHHLLSAAEACKLAAAFSAYTPLFVLTAVNIRGTCLLSYSSSNDCPPEMKNLYLCEAKEAFEIGLLTKRDDEPVTGKQELHSFVKAAFGLTTVHRRLNGETGTVHAASQLCKEAMAKLYNFSTSSRSQDREALSQEIMSVIAQVKEHLQVQSFSNVDDRSYVPESFKCRLDKLILHGQGDFQKILDTYSQHHTSVCEVFESDCGNNKNEQKDAKTGVCITALKTETKNIDTVSTTQEKPHCQRDTGIASSLMGKNVQRELRRGGRRNWTHSDAFRVSLDQDVETETEPSEDSNGEGAVFNKSLSGSQTSSAWSNLSGFSSSASWEEVNYHIDDRSARKEPGKEHLVDTQCSTALSEELENDREGRAVHSLCSQLHGLSLQERSNDNLEPSQNQLHHQMPLTPFSPHNTPGTFLAPGAGLLEGAPEGIQEVRNMGPRNTSAHSRPSYRSASWSSDSGRPKNMGTHPSVQKEEAFEIIDEFPETNCDAKDRQGEEQGEEISERGTGPTFKASPTWVDPEGETAESTEDAPLDFHRVLNNSLGNISMLPYSSFTPNWPAQNPDSRKSGGPVTEQGIDPDASTVDEEGQLLDSTDVLCTNGHGSHRLCTLRQSPGQRAETPNSSVSSNILFPVLSEDCTTTEEGNQPGNMLNCSQNSSSSSAWWLKSPAFSSGSSEGDSPWSYLNSSGSSWVSLPGKTRKEILEARTLQPDDFEKLLAGVRHDWLFQRLENTGVFKPSQLHRAHTALLLKYSKKSELWTAQETVVYLGDYLTVKKKGRQRNAFWVHHLHQEEILGRYVGKDYKEQKGLWHHFTDVERQMTAQHYVTEFNKRLYEQNIPTQIFYIPSTILLILEDKTIKGCISVEPYILGEFVKLSNNTKVVKTEYKATEYGLAYGHFSYEFSNHRDVVVDLQGWVTGNGKGLIYLTDPQIHSVDQKDVTTNFGKRGIFYFFNNQHVECNEICHRLSLTRPSMEKPSQDPAEPLSLCHSYQECVRRPLLLGISPARKATWKTAPTHP, from the exons GCGTCCCTGAGGGCCTCCATCCTCGCTCGGGACTGTGCGGCTGCGGCAGCTATTGTGTTCTTGGTGGACCGGTTCCTGTATGGGCTCGACGTCTCTGGAAAACTTCTGCAGGTCGCCAAAGGTCTCCACAAGTTGCAGCCAGCCACGCCAATTGCCCCGCAGGTGGTTATTCGCCAAGCCCGAATTTCCGTGAACTCAG GAAAACTTTTAAAAGCAGAGTATATTCTGAGCAGTCTAATAAGCAACAATGGAGCAACGG gTTCCTGGCTATACAGAAATGAAAGTGACAAGGTCCTGGTGCAGTCGGTCTGTATACAGATCAGagggcagattctgcaaaagctaG ggatgtGGTATGAAGCAGCAGAGTTAATATGGGCCTCCATTGTAGGATATTTGGCACTTCCTCAGCCGGATAAAAAG GGCCTCTCCACATCGCTAGGTATACTGGCAGACATCTTTGTTTCCATGAGCAAGAACGAttatgaaaagtttaaaaacaatccACAAATTAATTTG AGCCTGCTGAAGGAGTTTGACCACCATTTGCTGTCCGCTGCAGAAGCCTGCAAGCTGGCAGCTGCCTTCAGTGCCTACACGCCGCTCTTCGTGCTCACAGCTGTG AATATCCGTGGCACGTGTTTATTGTCATATAGTAGTTCAAATGACTGTCCTCCAGAAATGAAAAACTTATATCTGTGTGAAGCCAAAGAGGCCTTTGAGATTGGCCTCCTCACCAAGAGAGATGATGAGCCTGTTACTGGAAAACAGGAGCTTCACAGCTTTGTCAAAGCTGCTTTCGGTCTCACCACAGTGCACAGAAGGCTTAATGGGGAGACAGGGACGGTCCATGCAGCAAGTCAGCTTTGTAAGGAAGCAATGGCGAAGCTGTACAACTTCAGCACTTCCTCCAGAAGTCAGGACAGAGAAGCTCTGTCTCAAGAAATTATGTCTGTGATTGCCCAGGTGAAGGAACATTTACAAGTTCAAAGCTTCTCAAATGTAGATGACAGATCTTATGTTCCAGAGAGTTTCAAGTGCAGGTTGGATAAACTTATCTTGCATGGGCAAGGGGATTTCCAAAAAATCCTTGACACCTATTCACAGCACCATACTTCGGTGTGTGAAGTATTTGAAAGTGATTgtggaaacaacaaaaatgaacagaaagatGCAAAAACAGGAGTCTGTATCACTGctctaaaaacagaaacaaaaaacatagaTACTGTGAGTACTACTCAAGAAAAGCCACACTGTCAAAGAGACACAGGAATAGCTTCCTCCCTAATGGGTAAGAATGTTCAGAGGGAACTcagaaggggaggaaggagaaactGGACCCATTCTGATGCATTTCGAGTCTCCTTGGATCAAGATGTGGAGACTGAGACCGAGCCATCGGAAGACAGCAATGGTGAGGGAGCTGTTTTCAACAAGTCTCTGAGTGGCAGCCAGACTTCCAGTGCTTGGAGCAACTTATCAGGGTTTAGTTCCTCTGCAAGCTGGGAGGAAGTGAATTATCACATTGATGACAGGTCAGCCAGAAAAGAGCCTGGCAAAGAACATCTGGTGGACACTCAGTGTTCCACTGCCTTGTCTGAGGAGCTAGAGAATGACAGGGAAGGCAGAGCTGTGCATTCATTGTGTTCACAGCTTCATGGTCTCTCTCTTCAGGAACGCAGCAATGACAATTTGGAGCCTTCTCAAAATCAGCTGCACCACCAGATGCCCTTGACACCCTTCTCGCCTCATAATACCCCAGGCACTTTCTTGGCCCCTGGTGCAGGGCTTCTAGAAGGAGCTCCAGAAGGTATCCAGGAAGTCAGAAATATGGGACCCAGAAATACTTCTGCTCACTCCAGACCCTCATATCGTTCTGCTTCTTGGTCTTCTGATTCTGGTAGGCCCAAGAATATGGGCACACATCCTTCAGTCCAAAAAGAAGAAGCCTTTGAAATAATTGATGAGTTTCCAGAAACCAACTGTGATGCCAAAGACAGGCAGGGGGAAGAGCAGGGAGAAGAAATTAGTGAAAGAGGCACAGGCCCTACATTTAAAGCTAGTCCCACCTGGGTTGACCCAGAAGGAGAAACAGCAGAAAGCACCGAAGATGCACCCTTAGACTTTCACAGGGTCCTGAACAATTCTCTGGGAAACATTTCCATGCTGCCATATAGCTCCTTCACCCCTAATTGGCCTGCTCAAAATCCTGACTCCAGAAAAAGTGGTGGCCCAGTCACAGAGCAGGGCATCGACCCTGATGCCTCCACAGTGGATGAGGAGGGGCAACTGCTCGACAGCACGGATGTTCTCTGCACAAATGGGCATGGCTCTCATAGACTGTGCACTCTGAGACAGTCGCCTGGTCAGAGGGCGGAGACCCCCAATTCCTCTGTAAGCAGTAACATCCTCTTCCCTGTCCTCAGCGAGGACTGCACTACCACAGAGGAAGGAAATCAGCCTGGAAACATGCTAAACTGCAGCCAGAACTCCAGTTCATCCTCAGCGTGGTGGCTGAAATCACCTGCATTTTCCAGCGGTTCTTCTGAGGGGGACAGCCCTTGGTCCTATCTGAATTCCAGTGGGAGTTCTTGGGTTTCATTGCCGGGAAAGACGAGGAAAGAGATCCTTGAGGCTCGCACCTTGCAACCTGATGACTTTGAAAAGCTGTTGGCAGGAGTGAGGCATGATTGGCTGTTTCAGAGGCTAGAGAATACGGGGGTTTTTAAGCCCAGTCAACTCCACCGAGCACATA ctgctcttttgttaaaatattcaaaaaaatctgAACTGTGGACAGCCCAGGAAACTGTTGTCTATTTGGGGGACTACTTGACTGTAAAGAAAAAAGGCAGACAAAGAAATGCTTTTTGGGTTCATCATCTTCATCAAGAAGAAATTCTGGGGAG GTATGTTGGGAAAGACTATAAGGAGCAGAAGGGGCTCTGGCACCACTTCACTGATGTGGAGCGGCAGATGACCGCACAGCACTATGTGACAGAATTTAACAAGAGACTCTATGAACAAAACATTCCCACCCAGATATTCTACATCCCATCCACAATATTACTG attttagaggaCAAGACAATAAAGGGATGTATCAGTGTGGAGCCTTACATACTGGGAGAATTTGTAAAATTGTCAAATAACACGAAAGTGGTGAAAACAGAATACAAAGCCACAGAATATGGCTTGGCTTATGGCCATTTTTCTTATGAGTTTTCTAATCATAGAGATGTTGTGGTCGATTTACAAG GTTGGGTAACCGGTAATGGAAAAGGACTCATCTACCTCACAGATCCCCAGATTCACTCTGTTGATCAGAAAGATGTCACTACCAATTTTGGAAAGAGAGgaattttttacttctttaataaccagcatgtggaatgtaatgaaatctgCCATCGTCTTTCTTTGACTAGACCTTCAATGGAGAAACCAT CACAAGATCCTGCAGAGCCTCTTTCCCTCTGCCACAGCTACCAAGAATGTGTCAGGAGACCGCTGCTTCTGGGCATAAGTCCTGCAaggaaagcaacatggaaaacAGCCCCAACTCACCCATGA